Below is a window of Quercus robur chromosome 6, dhQueRobu3.1, whole genome shotgun sequence DNA.
ttttattaatttaaaataagtattccacaaatattcccaaaaaaaagtaatccACAATTAAATATTACTTCTGTCTGAAAATGACAAATTGATATAGTTTAATGTGAAAGCATAGTTTACCTAATCACAATTAAAATATGCCTGTCAAGAGAaaatagatgattttttttaaattttattttataggtaaATAGAAGATTTCTTAATACTTGGATATTTTAAAGCATTTAATGCGAATGGCTTCATTATTATATTGCCAACCAACACCGGTACCTAACATAACAGCTAAAacttcaagttttcaaaaaaaaattttcttttttttttgataggttcaaaaaattattatattgcCAACACCCAACATAACGGCCAAAacttcaagttttcaaaaaaacttaTTGTGAAAGCCATAGGATAAGGATAGCCAATGCTACATACGCCAACCATTGTTGAAAGAAAGCCAAAGCTTCAAGTCATTCTCGGCAGTGCCCCACTTTGAAAAACCTCAATGCTGTGCATTCTAGTCAAGACTCAAACTTATTCTACAAGCCTATTAACTATAGTCAGTGTAGGTTAGTTTAGGGTTTAACCTTGTGTTAGGTTCATTATAATTCAGTATTTGTAGTTTTGTACTACACATATATTATAGTCACTTTTCTTTCGTGACATAGGTCTCGTTTCTGCATTTATTCTAACATATTTAACATGATATCAGAGCTAATATTCAACATTCATCTACCCCTCAAATATGGATTCTCTTCCAAGTATGAtaacaaattttgcaaaattttttgcgGTGATTACTGATATGCCAATTTACTTTGACCATTCCTCTTGCTTTGAGAAGCTGCAACATGTAGCTGGCCCAATGTATTTCAATGATCTTACCTTGTGGCTTGTGCCCTCTATCTATCTAAAGTAACACTAAATGAATGATTTgtaatttgatcattttttgtttttgatacaagatagaattctactctagcctaatctaagtgtatatgtgtgtgaatcttcatcctagagacttgaaccccatcCCTTGTCCCCCATACCCCATaagtacttatacttatggagtgaccatcgcatcaAGAGGGTGTGGTGGTGATTTGTAATTTGATCATTAATCTGCAAATTATATGCCAGAAGGCAGAAAGAACTTATGAAGTTCTAAAAATCCAAATACTCCTTAGGTTCCTTCaccttgttctttttttttttgtttgtcttgttAATTACTGTTAGTTCACAAGATCCATAAGTTTGTTGTCTTCACATGTCTTTAGAGATATTTTGTTACATATCTCGGAAATAATTCATGGTCAAGACGGCATTTGGAATcaaatggtttaaaaaaaaaaaattcgaccAATTTGCAAATGTGCTTTCTTTGAGTAAATTACAAATGCTTTTCTTAGCAAATTATCATCCTTGTCACAATGAggatatccaaaaaaaagaaaaaaagaaattaagagaaTTTTTGATCTTGAAGGGACACTTGCAGGTACAGCGCTACGTTGAAGtcaaggggttcaaatgaaccccctgaccccaaaaaaaaaaaaaaaaaaattacatatataatatttttgtaaaaaaaatttgttttgaatcccttacaataaaaatttgcaCACCCTGAAAGCCCAGTTGAGTTCAGCTTTAAACTCTGCACGTGTAAGTTAGATTTGAGCTTATTTATAGGAGTGAAATAAGTTATCTAACAATACATTTACATGAGAAAGCTCGAAAAGATGAAAGTTTTGACATGAcactcaaacaaaaaataaagaaagtgaTGATAGGACATGAAAAAGACGCACATTTAGATagataaaaagaagaagctgaTTATCAAAACAACACAGAATGTACGTGAGGGAAGGGATAAAAAACCACGATTTGAGCAAGAACATGACATTCTTGCTCGGCTCTGCTTATATTATGTATCAGAAAGAGATTAGTTTGCAATGAAGTTGCCTTTGCTTCCTACCAACTCTCcactttcatctcaaaataaCTTCATGTTCCTTTTATACTCTAAGGAACATGGTTGAGTATAAGGACAAGTGTCAAGTCATCATATTTTCTCTTTTGACATCTTTTCACAGTCATGATATTATCTATTGACTAAGGGATAAGAATTGCGCTAACGTGGCACTGGGACACGAAGGTAGGTAGCTTTGCCATTGTTTGGGAGACAAGTCTTGGTTATCAAGAGGGACATTAGAAATACTGTGATTGGTACACGTGTCTCCAATGTGACTCATTATGCATTCAACCAATAAGGGATGCCCTCATAGCCTTCAACTCTGAAAAGTCACTATGTTCCTTTTTGTTGATTTCTTGAATACCGTGTCAAGTGTAAATCTAACTTTCTTCTCAAGGCAGTCATGCCTTTAGCACTAACCAAGACAAAATCTCTTAGCCATCAATGACTCTCCCTTACCTCACAGCTGCTCCATGTGTAGAGTCCAGATTCAATCACTTATGCATTCTCCTGTGCTTTAGTGGTGTTATGtacaaacttcaaaaaaaaaaaaaaaaaagaaagtccaaCAGAAAATTTTTGGTCTTTAATCTTAGAAAAAAAGCCcataaatcaaatttaaaaaatcataaaaaagggCCAAACCAAACTTAAGAGAGAAATTTAGTCCTCTCCCACTATCCCTCTTCACTCtccaaacccaaagaaaaaaggTAGTCATTTCACTCACAAACAATCTGCCACCATCTAACCTAGATCTGCCGCCGCATCATCGAAGCTTGGACTATATCCTTGATTTGCCGCCATTGCCGCTTGATCTAGTATtttcatctctctttctcttattCTTTCACTGTGAGAGTGTGTTTAAAGTGTTTTGATAGACTTCTTTGtgtgtttttagtattttgataGGCTTCTTGAGTTCTTTCACTGAATCACGGTGTGTGTATATGGGGTTatagtattttaatattttatttttgagtattGAGTCTTTGACGAGTTGACTGTCTCCTTCTATGGGTTTGTattgttaagtttttgtagtGTTTGATATATagcattgagttatgagttttgTCTTTTGCACTTTTGAGACTTTGATCGAAGTGAGTGGGAGTGGTTGTTGCAACGTGGGTGGGTTAGtaccttaaaaataaaagacaataaaaatatgaaacGTTTATTTAAAGAATtgtaaacttataaattaaagaattgcaaactaataaacaattattgtaAACAGTTAATTGGTGGGATAGAaactaacaaattaaattaaagaattgaaagaaaatataaaaatgttttgtgaattcaataaaaaatttgtaaaagagtaaaaaaaaataaactaataaattaaattattctaagtaataataattaaagttcatttaacaacaattattaatatattattgtgttagaaaaaaaaaatgtcaaatgagcttatagtttatatatatatatatatatatatattttatagattttataCAATTTATGTTTTTTACTGACCTTGAATAAAAATTCTAGGGCCGCAACTGGACACTTGCACTCGTAAACGTTCATTTAGGCTATAAATACCGCGCTCTAGTACTCACTTCTTGCCATCTCAAAAACTCCCAAGTTCACTCAACTCTCCTTTCAATCTTCATTTCATCACTTTCCAGTTTCAAACTCTACAGGTCTTCATGGGTGTTTTCACTTACGAGAATGAGATCACCTCTGCTATCCCACCAGCTAGGCTATTCAAGGCTTTTGTCCTTGATGCTGACAATCTCATCCCAAAGCTTGCCCCCCATGCCATTAAGAGTGCTGAAATCATTGAAGGAAATGGAGGCCCCGGAACCATCAAGAAGATCACCTTTGGCGAAGGTAATTTGCTTCTATTCTCATCTCCAACACATCATTTGTTTAGCAAATTAAAAAGtacttgaattgttttttaGAAGTGGAAAAATGCCATTACTATCGTCTttcattcttaaaaataaaaaatctattctTTAAGAGTTTTGTGATTTAATGACATTGTTTGATTATCTTATAaatgataacctagatttgaatccCAGAGAAGAGGTAAGAAACAAGtgttttttctatatttttttcagGCAGCCAATTCAAGTATGTGAAGCATAGAATTGATGAGATTGACCAAGCAAACTTCACATATTGTTACAGTGTGATTGAGGGTGATATTGTGAATGAATTACTCGAGAAAATCTCATACGAGATCAAGATTGTGGCAAGCCCTGATGGAGGATCCGTCTTGAAGAACACCAGCAAATACCACACAAAGGGGGAGCAGGAGATCAAGGAAGAGAAAGTTAAGGCTGGAAAAGAAAAGGCTGCAGGACTTTTCAAGGCTGTTGAGGCCTACCTCTTGGCACACCCTGATGCCTACAACTAAACcttgtgtgtgtgcgtgtgtgtgtgtgtgtttttttttttttttttttttttttggcatttgtgaCTATAAGGAGTTAAGGTTATGGGTATCATTTTGTTTTATGGCTTGCCAAGACTGCCTCAGGTTTGCTAATAAAGGACTCTCCGGCTTGGGATCATCATCTGCTTTCTTGAGATTTGGAAGAGTGAAACGTGAATGTTGTATTACTTTTGTAAACATACAAATAAGGAAAATCAGATGGAAATCTTACTATTACTTGCAACTAGTAGCAGACTCGCGCATTGGGCATGAtaatattttagataaaatattattttagtccctaaacttaataaagattaaaaacgaaaataattttatcatatttttcataatcttgtctataacgttttttttaccattattatatatttattggttgatgaTTTGTATAACATAGACATTAAATAAGAGGTAGAactattcattaatttttttttaattaagtcatggtgtatgaagattatgattatatatatatatatatatatatatataacttccctagttagagtttgattagttttaagtttaaattttgtattattatatttaattgttgattgttgatttaattaagtgaatatAATGGTTGATTTTATTGTACTATAAAGTTTTCAATGTCCTTTGTATGgccatctctattttattttgtactcCTCTTGaccactttttattttccaaataacgGTTATTAATCAACGtttgatttcatttctttttttcttcccttgctagttgtaaaatttatggttatcaataagaaatagatatcatGGATGGTTTAAATAGTTATAGATGTAGTTACGTTAGTGGTATGtcaaagattttctttttttcttccttttgaattttcaagaaaatatggAAGGCATTTCTCTAGTTTGGTCTCAATCAATTAAGATATCCATAATATATTAACGGAAGTAATAATGAGccttaaattattttaatgtatgaaGTGGTTAGGTTATTGGTATGTCAaaggttttatttaaaaaaatttaaaaataattccaaagaaatgtaaaaggctttttttagaaaaaagaaattgtgactttttgaattgtagaaatatgattgttttaattaccttgtttatagatttcattattacgttataaacatctaaattaaaatagatgaatatataaatacaaaattatatgtaaagttataaatatgtatagataatttttttttttaattattcatgaatcattatttcattgtttacttataaatatctaaattaaagtttttttttttaaaaaaaaaaatctaaattaaaatagatgaatatgtaaaggtaaaattatatgaaaagttaaatCTACCCAAGATGAATGTTTAACCACTGGTAGATGTGTGTTTTTAGAAGACTAAAAGTATACACGATTGCTTTAGCTGGAACTATATAACTATGCCAATATTGTTAGGAGTGGTTCCATCATTTGCAAATTATCAAGTTTGGTGGCcttaaaaaacatatattcattttgcaaaaaaatttacatgaacTCCTCTTTTATGACaaccttttaaattttttttttctttttgttgaaacAACTTAAGAATATTAAGACTTAAGTTAACACATGTGGTAATAGTAAAACACGTCAGtgatatgaaaaattgaaaaatttaaatatttaaaaaacatttttagtagattgtaatataaaacatttttttctcaatatttatGTAACTTTTCCCATAAGATCAATATTGTTGGCATCCTTTAAAGatgatacataatatttttgagaagaagaagaagaagcagagacgatgctaacacataatataaaattattaagtttgcatgatttaaatttgtggcaaaaaatatattaatgtatcTATGATAAAAGTTTTATATCTAAATGATATATATTAGTTCAGATTTTTTTTAGACTTGATTCAAAAAGTTCATTCTCAATAGCCTTTTAAGTCTACAAATTGCTCAATATATGGGCCTAGACACATTCAAAGAGCGctatctaaattataaattatatgatcCTTTAACACACAGATATTTTGATTTCCCCAATGTATGGTAAATGAAGGCAAGTTTGTGTCTAGCCATTTTCTTGATTTGAGTTGCATAATTTAATAGTATGGAGGATGTAAGTGGATTTAAATGTAGAATAAAATATGATGAGGgggaaaaagagtaaaaataaaatatatagtaataaatatCAAGTTATCCAAGttattctatgtaatataataacattatattattatatactatatgtaTAATGCAGTAGGATAATACGTAATCAAAGAGAAcataaaagataacaacttataacacaaaactaaattgtatcaacccaaagtagaatTCTATTTACCACAAAAATTAATCAACCTAAAGAATtgatgcaataaaaataaaaaaatcaaacaaaaaatgaaaaacaaattgagagagagagagagagagagagagagagagagagagaagtaacattttttgtgtgagaaaactatgcataaaatgaaaaagaaaatgtcaaatttatagtaagatgttgagaataagaagagtcaaaataaattaagataaaaaggtagagaaagaatgatattaaggtaaaaagtagtggggagatgaagaggtaaaagggagggagagttttggaaaattaataataaaaataatggttaaaagatattataatttttaaataatggagtTTTTAAGTCACCTTTaatgagaaaatttttaaaaaaatatataagaaaaattggaaacaacAAATGATGACGTGGCTGCTGATGTGGCTTAATGTGAGCGTATCAATATTAAATGCTACACTTTAGGTTTTAGTAATATATGgtagttcatattttttttagacttgATTCAAAAAGTTCATTCTCAATAGCCTTTTAAGTCTACAAATTGCTCAATTTATGGGTCTAGACACATTCAAAGGGTTctatctaaattataaattatatgatcCTTTATCACACAGATATTTTGATTCCCCCAATGTATGGTAAATGAAGGCAAGTTTGTGTCTAGCCATTTTCTTGATTTGAGCTGCATAATTTAATAGTATGGAGGATTTGATTGGATTTacatgttgaataaaatatgatgagagggaaaaagagtaaaaataaaatatatagtaataaacattaAGTCATCTAAGttattctatgtaatataataacattatattattatatactatatgtaTAATGCAGAAGGATAATATTTAATCAAAGATAAcataaaagataacaacttaaaacaaaaaactaaattgtatcaacccaaagtagaattctaattaacacaaaaattcatcaacctaaagaattgatgcaataaaaataaaaaaatcaaacaaaaaatgaaaaacaaattgagagagagagagagagagagagagagagagagagagagagagaagtagcatTTTGTGTGTGAGAAAACTACGcatagaatgaaaaagaaaatgtcaaattcATAGTAAGATgttgagaataagaagagtcaaaataaaggaagataaaaaggtagagaaagaatGATATTAAGGTAAAAAGTAGTGGGAAGATGAAGAGGTAaaagggagggagagtgttgaaaaattaataataaaaataatggttaaaagatattttaatttttaaataatggagtttttaagtcacttttaatgagaaaatgttttaaaaaatataagaaaaattggaaacaaaaaatgatgacgtggctgctgatgtggctcaacgtGAACGTAGTAACATTAAATGCTACACTTCGgattttagtaatatatagatttgcAAATGATGGGTGCattcatttctcttttttgggttaattcTTTGTACAAATCACAAATCTTAATATTGTTGATTGTTAATAACGATGGGGCATCAAGAGTTATTAACACACTTTACAAATTAGTGGCGACTCCAGAATTTTTGTTCAGGGGGtaaataagaaacataaattatacaaaatctattaaaaaaacactataagttcatttgacatattttttctaatacaataacatattaattattgttataagtgaactttaattattattacttagaatcctttaatttattagttttttttttactctttaccaatttttttatgaatttgcaagacattttgataaattattttatattttctttacaaCTCTTCATTTAAGGTATTGACCCACCCACGTAGCAACAACCACTCCCACACACTTCGGTCAAAGACTCAAAAGTGCCAAAAAGAcaaaactcataactcaatacTTTATATCAAacactacaaaaacttaatagtACAATCACATAGAAGGAGACGGTTGACTAGTCAAagactcaaaactcaaaaacaccacacacccccccccccccccccccccctccaaaaaaaaacatgtacaCCGTGATTCAGTGAACATTTGGATAGAGTTGAAAAGTGTTTTAAATTGTGTTGTGCGTTTTTTAGTGGGTCCCTTGCACTATTCACGAGACCTATAAATACTctatttagcaaaattttctgttggacttttttttttttttttggtggagtcTAAAGCTGAATTCAACTGGGTTTTCAGGGTGTGCAAATGTTTATAGTAGGGGGTtcaaaacaattattttaaaaaaaattatatatatttcgggtcagggggttcatttgagcCCCTTGACTACAACGTAGCGCTGCCCCTATTTACAATAAGCTTACATGTCATGTCTCATCCGATTTGGGCAAAGAGAATATCTCGTTTAACgccaaaattatcaaaatgtaTGAATGTAAAAGGTAATGATAGGAATACAAATATTTTCACAGCTTCTTATAATGGAAAgttataattaaaattgtatGAGCATCAGGTATAGACCCAATCCATTAACCTCTGTATGCTTAAGGGTAATGGGCTCAATGCCAGGTCCGGGCCCATATCAATTCAGGGGACCAATGCCTGGTCGGGGTCTAGTACTAGGTCGGGGTCTGGTAAATTGCCTATCGAGCACCGTTTGGCGACGAGTGCAAGTTTCAAGAGAATTACATCAGTCAAGAGAAGTGGGTCCCATTTGGTCAGGAATATATCCCAAAGGGACCGACAAACATAAAAAGCCACCCCCTTATCATGACGACCCCACTAAAGGAAGTCTATAAATAGAGGCTGAGGGTGTGAAGGAGGGGGTTGGCAATTTTGGGGGGAGGAGAGATACACGAGGGAAAAGAGAGGAACCATAAAAAAGGGGTAAACTTAGCACTACTAATCTCGAGTCTTCTTGGGAAGCACACATACAGGGTAATAGAATACCAATTGGGCTTGAAACACTTTCTCTTGGGCTGTTGAGTTGGTTTTCAGAGGTTTTCCCATTGTAGGAAATTCCACACCtctcaaaacaagtaaattggGAGCtagattcaaaattttatatggtACTTTGGGCCACAAAAATAACATTGCTTTTACATATATTCGTCACTAATATTACTTTTGTCATGCATCAATTGCAACATGTCATGTTCTCACGTTAGTTACCAATTgagaaaacaaaagtaaaaattttgtttCCTTATTGGACTACAAACAATCAACCATCATTTGGGGATCCCTATGAAATActcaataaataattacaaactATTAATGTGATCTTTGTCAAGGgaatgcatttatttatttatttaagaagtgTCATGGGAACGAACCTCTGAATATAGCTTTGTGAAGACAATCAAATTTACTAGTACCAGAAAGGTaacaatattacaaaatttgtaAAGTCTCTTGTCAACTAGtaataatattaccaaaaaaattctaaatgaGAGTAAATTCCtgttaactcaactagtaaagtttcttGTCATCAAATAAGAGATATGAAGTTCGAACTCTGCTTACATTAAAAACCATTTGATGTCTTGATCAGATGATAAAGATCAATCATCATGGAGTGGATGCCATATGTTGAAATTCTATtctatctattaaaaaaatatttattttcttaaaagacTAAATATTTCCAACTTAAtattaacttaaaagaaatgtttattttattttatttttttttggaggaaaagttgaaaagaaaagtttttattttatttttttatagagagtttcaacctatgacgttcgctcatgatgatagctctttatcattagactaagaCACGAATTGGTCTTTGGTGTAAGCAGgaattgaatttcaaatctcttatttaactatcaaagattttatgaattgagttaattagaaacaacagttgaaaagaaaagttgaaTACATAGCATATGCATAGTAgccaaaaaaaatctttatattTTAGTTAGTCAAAGGATATTAATTTAGGGGCATAATTGTCactttagaaaataaaattcttcTAAGCCATAGAAATGTGGATGcccatttttaaaaaaggaaattcataaatttccaaattgagaatccaattgcCCATAGACATGGATTATCTTTACCTACAAAGATTGAAATCCTTGGAAATTTGAGAGGATTTACCCTAAAACAAAGGACTAGCAAGATAATAtttattctattccattcctCCAAAAAATGGGAGGAACACTCGTAAGCAACGTTATAAATATCATGTCAAAGAGCAATGCGATTTGCATAAGGGAATAGAATGTTTTACTACTCATTGATATCATGTACCTTTGgcatatatatttgataaagcCCAAAtagcattttaaaattttttttttcttgtatcaaTCGAAATATCAATATCAGCTCAAACATTTGAAAAATCTTCAATACGGTTATATAATTTATCTATAGGGaatgatgaggataaaaggAGAGCCTCAGACCGACGGTTTTGTGCTGTCTTCCATACGTAAACAGACGGAGCGATAGCTGACGGTCATAGCTGACGGCCTCCAAGATTGACGGTTTCACTAGGTgacgcccaaaaagctgaaggaaatAAATTGAGGCTGACGGACCGAGCATAAAGTTGACTTGCTTCCCGCATTATGAGTTAAGAGTTGACTTGTTTCCCACGCTAGAGAATATtcaaaaggactcctataaggaaaggatcccggaaAATACACCCAaagggactcctataaggaaaagacttctactccaaggaaaagagggatgacccttgctactataaaaaccttagcACCCTCGTGactcaaggtacgcataatttaccctctcaaGCACTCTAGAGcaatgagaatagttctaacttaaccttcggagggtatttggccggtaccacaccggtactccccgCTAGGTTCTTCCTTTTCGTTGCGCAGGTACCGTTGGCGACGTACAAagaacgtgtgactcactggtggtatacttccggcatcatcagttggcgccgtctgtgggaagcgTTTTAGCACATTCTCGCTTCcaagacaaaagagttacatggtactcactcgctcaatggcgaccaccaaCGACGTTCAGGAAGAAGAAACCCCTACGActgcgcttgaaagacaggtaaggacgctcgccgccgccgtggagtgcctcacaaaacaaaaccacgacctagaagagcaactgagacagaaAAATGCACctcccaacaaccaaggagcagatcaagaaggaaccagcgccgacaggagaaaccaggaaggaccccaCGCCAGCAACGCCCCAAGCAAACCAGAATGACAGAACACaagcatcccctccctcgcggAAACCACTCTG
It encodes the following:
- the LOC126688957 gene encoding major allergen Pru ar 1-like gives rise to the protein MGVFTYENEITSAIPPARLFKAFVLDADNLIPKLAPHAIKSAEIIEGNGGPGTIKKITFGEGSQFKYVKHRIDEIDQANFTYCYSVIEGDIVNELLEKISYEIKIVASPDGGSVLKNTSKYHTKGEQEIKEEKVKAGKEKAAGLFKAVEAYLLAHPDAYN